From the Arvicola amphibius chromosome 2, mArvAmp1.2, whole genome shotgun sequence genome, one window contains:
- the Rrm2 gene encoding ribonucleoside-diphosphate reductase subunit M2: MLSARVPLATITDQQQLRVSPLKRLNLSEKENTPPSLSGTRILASKAARRILLDPAEPESKESTKPSVEDEPLLRENPRRFVVFPIEYHDIWQMYKKAEASFWTAEEVDLSKDIQHWEALKPDERHFISHVLAFFAASDGIVNENLVERFSQEVQVTEARCFYGFQIAMENIHSEMYSLLIDTYIKDSKEREYLFNAIETMPCVKKKADWALRWIGDKEATYGERVVAFAAVEGIFFSGSFASIFWLKKRGLMPGLTFSNELISRDEGLHCDFACLMFRHLVHKPSEQRVQEIIINAVRIEQEFLTEALPVKLIGMNCTLMKQYIEFVADRLMLELGFSKIFKVENPFDFMENISLEGKTNFFEKRVGEYQRMGVMSNSAENSFTLDADF; this comes from the exons ATGCTCTCCGCCCGCGTCCCGCTCGCCACCATCACCGACCAGCAGCAGCTGAGGGTGTCGCCGCTGAAGCGACTCAACCTGTCCGAGAAGGAGAACACG CCCCCGAGTCTCAGCGGGACCCGCATCCTGGCAAGCAAGGCTGCGAGGAGAATCCTCCTGGACCCGGCCGAACCG GAAAGTAAAGAATCTACTAAGCCCAGCGTTGAGGATGAGCCCTTACTGAGAGAAAATCCCCGCCGCTTCGTTGTCTTTCCCATCGAATACCATGATATCTGGCAGATGTACAAGAAAGCCGAGGCCTCCTTCTGGACGGCTGAGGAGGTGGACCTTTCCAAGGATATTCAACACTGGGAAGCGCTGAAACCGGACGAGAGACATTTTATATCTCACGTCCTGGCTTTTTTTGCGGCCAGTGATGGCATAGTCAATGAAAACCTG GTGGAGCGCTTTAGCCAAGAAGTTCAGGTTACAGAGGCCCGCTGTTTCTATGGCTTCCAAATTGCCATGGAAAACATACATTCTGAAATGTACAGTCTCCTCATCGACACTTACATTAAAGATTCCAAAGAGAG GGAATATCTCTTCAATGCTATTGAGACAATGCCTTGTGTGAAAAAGAAGGCCGACTGGGCCCTGCGTTGGATTGGGGACAAAGAGGCTACCTACGGAGAACGAGTTGTGGCCTTTGCTGCTGTGGAAGGGATCttcttctctggctcttttgcGTCAATATTCTGGCTCAAGAAACGGGGACTGATGCCTGGCCTTACATTTTCCAACGAGCTTATTAGCAGAGATGAG GGTTTACACTGTGACTTTGCCTGCCTGATGTTCAGGCACCTGGTACACAAGCCTTCGGAGCAAAGAGTACAAGAAATCATTATCAACGCAGTGAGGATAGAGCAG GAGTTCCTCACGGAGGCCCTGCCTGTGAAGCTCATCGGGATGAACTGCACCCTGATGAAGCAGTACATCGAATTCGTGGCGGACAGGCTTATGCTGGAGCTAGGGTTCAGCAAG ATTTTCAAAGTAGAAAATCCGTTTGACTTCATGGAAAATATTTCACTAGAAGGGAAGACAAACTTCTTTGAGAAGCGAGTGGGCGAATATCAGAGGATGGGGGTGATGTCAAATTCAGCAGAGAATTCTTTTACCTTGGATGCTGACTTCTGA